A segment of the Catenuloplanes nepalensis genome:
CAGCGGCAGCCCTCCGCCGGCCGACGCCTCCCCGGCGGCCGGCGGATCGTCGACGTTGCCGACGAACCGCAGGCCGTAGCGCGGGTTGCGCCGCAGCAGGCGGCCGAGTTCGGCGGCCATCGGACCACTGCCGACGACCAGGGCGTTGTGCGACACCCAGCGCCGCCGGCGGGCGATCAACACCAACGCCCTGGTGATCGCCCGGCCGACGATGACCAGTGCGGCCGAGCACGCCAGCCAGCGCATCATGCCGGTGACGTAGTCGACCGAGTCATGGCGCATCGCCGCGATGATCGCCACGATCCCGGCAGAGGCCAGCAGGCGGGCACAGAGGCTGGGCAGCTCGTCCAGGACGCTCACCTGACGACGCGGGCGGTAGAGCCCGCCCACCGCGAATATCGCAACCGTCAGCGCGGCCGCGAACAGCGTGCCGCGCCAGTAACGGTCGGTGAACAGCAGTGGTGCCAGCAGCGCGGCGACGTCCACCGGCGCCGCGACCATCCAGGCGCGCAGGCCATGGGTACGGGTGGAGGCGCGGGACACCGCGTAGGGAAGCACCACGGTCGGCGCCGCGCCGGCCCGCCCCGGATCCTCCGCCCGGTCGCCTTCCCCCGTCCGGGGGCCGGGTATTCGTGTCCCCGAATCATTGCCCGTGTTCCCGAGACCGACCGATGCACTCGACATACCCATGGGCCCCCCGTGGCCGTTGCCGCGTATCACGTTTACTCAAGCGGCACACAGCAGGATACGGCGGCCGGTCCGCGCTGTGTAGACGGCTTCTGTCATGTTCAAGCGGGCTCGCCCGGTCCGACCGGAGCACGGCGGACGGTCGATTCCGGCGACGGATAAGCGAACACCAGCCCCTGATGCGCCGGCAACCCGATTATCGGACATGCTGTCGAGCCGAGCACGATCGCGGTCGCCGGACAGACCAGCACCTCCGGATCCCACCACTCCGGCCCCGCACCCCGCGGCAACACCGAGTCCACCGCGCCCGCCGGACAAGTGGTAAACCCCTTTACGCAACAGCCCTGCTCCACGTGCTTGTGCGGAACACCGCGGACGATCACCAATGCGACGTCCGCGGCCCCGTCATGCGCCGGCTGCATACCGGGCCGGAGCGCGCAGGGGTTGTTGCGCGACGGGGCTGTTGCGCGACGCATACTCGGTATGCATACTCCGTAGGCATGTCCATTCGCCACGGCCTGCTCGCGCTCCTGGAGCGCGGGCCCATGTACGGCTACCAGCTGCGTGCCGCGTTCGAGGAGAGCGTGGGCGGCACCTGGTCGCTGAACATCGGGCAGGTCTACACCACGCTGTCGCGGCTCGAACGCGACGAACTCGTGCACCCGCTGCCGGAGAACGACGGCGGCCAGCGACCGTACGAGATCACCGAGACCGGCCGGGCCGAGCTGGCACGCTGGTTCGCCACCCCGATCGAGCGCACCGACCGGCCCCGCGACGAGCTCGCGATCAAGCTGGCACTCGCGATGACCACGCCGGGCGTGGACGTCGGCGCGGTCGTGCAGAGCCAGCGCACCGCCGGGGTCCGGGCGCTGCAGGAGTACACGCGGCTGAAGCGCCGCCAGGACACCGGCGATCTCCCCTGGCGACTCGTCCTGGACGCGATGATCTTCCAGTGCGAGGCGGAGATCCGCTGGCTGGACCACTGCGAGGCGACCATCCTGCGCGACCGCCCGGCCCCGGCCGCGAAGCCGGTGGCCCAGGACGCCAGCGCCGACGACCGCGAAGGAGCCGGCCGATGAGCGACGCCGTACTGGAGATCGCCGACGTGCACCGCACGCACGGCACCGGCCCGGCCGCGGTGCAGGCGCTGCGCGGCGTCACGCTGCGGGTTCGCCCCGGCGAGCTGGTCGCGATCATGGGGCCGTCCGGCTCCGGCAAGTCCACGCTGCTCAACCTGGCCGGCGGCCTGGACCGCCCGACCGCCGGCCAGGTGCTGGTCGAGGGCGCGTCGCTCGGCACGCTCGGCAACCGCGAGCTGTCCCGGGTGCGCCGCCGGACCATCGGGTACGTGTTCCAGGACTTCAACCTGCTGCCCAGCCTCACCGCCGCGGAGAACGTGGCGCTCCCGCTGGAGCTCGACGGCCTGAGCATCCGCGCGGCCCGCCGTGCCGCGATCGCGTCGCTGTCCGAGGTCGGGCTCGCGGACCTGGCGGCCCGGTTCCCGGACGAGATGTCCGGCGGCCAGCAGCAGCGCGTCGCGATCGCCCGCGCGCTGGTCGGCGAGCGGCGCCTGGTGCTGGCGGACGAGCCGACCGGCGCGCTGGACTCGCAGACCGGCGAGGCCGTGCTGCGGGTGCTGCGCGAGCGGGTCGACGCGGGCGCGGCCGGCCTGCTGGTCACCCACGAGGCCCGGCACGCGGGCTGGGCCGACCGGGTGATCTTCCTGCGGGACGGCGTGATCGTCGACTCGTCCGGCCCGCTGAGCAGCGCGGACGACCTGCTGGAGCACACCTCATGAGGTCCTGGCTGACCGCGCTGCGGATCTCCCGCCGCGAGATGCGCCGCGCCAGGGGCCGGTCCGCGCTGGTCATCGCCATGATCGCGGTGCCGGTCTGCGCGCTGGGCTACGCCGCCGCGTCCTACGACATGCTGACGCTCACGCCGCGGGAGACCGTCACCCGCAAGCTCGGCGCGGCCGACGCGCTGCTCCAGCCGAGGCTCACCGAGCCGATCGTGCAGGGCGCGGACGGCGAGCAGTGGATGCCGGCCGCGGCGGAGAGCGAGTCCGGGCGCGGCGGGATGACCGAGGCGGAGGCGCTCGACGTGCTGCCCGCCGGCAGCCGTGTCGTACCCATGGCGTTCGGTGGTGAGCAGTTCCGGACCGCCGACGGCGGCCTGGCGAGCGCCGAGATCGCGCAGCTGGACCTGGCCGACCCGATCTTCCAGGGGATGGCGGAGCTGCTGGACGGCCGCGCCCCGGCCGCGCCCGGCGAGGTCGCGATGTCCGAGGCGGCCCGCGCCCGCTTCGGCGACACCATCGCCAGCCGGGAGCGCGACCGCTCCTGGACCGTGGTCGGCACCATGGAGTTCCACGCCGACCTGGGCGAGTTCATGGTCTTCCCACCCGGCACGTTCCCGGAGCCGGGCGGCGTGGGCGCGGGTCAGTGGCTGGCGGACACGCCGGAGCCGGTCGACTGGGTCCAGGTCAACCAGATCAACCGGAAGGGCGTCGCGGTGACCTCCCGGGCCGTGCTGCTCGACCCGCCGGACCCGTCGATCACCGCGCTGCCGTGGGACGAGGGCCAGGGCGTGGGAGCCCGGGGCGTGAGCCTGGTGACCATCGTCAGCGGCCTCGCCATGCTGGAGATCATCCTGCTGGCCGGCCCGGCGTTCGCGGTCGGCGCGCGGCGCCGGCAACGCTCGCTGGCGCTGGTCGCCGCGAACGGCGGCACCCGGGCCCATCTGCGGCGCATCGTGCTCGCGGACGGCCTGACGCTCGGCCTCACCGGCGCGGTCATGGGAGTCGTCACCGCGGTGCTGCTCGCGGTGCTGGCCCGGCCGGTCGCGGAGGAGATGGTGGTCGGCGCCCGGTTCGGCGGTTACCGCTTCAACCTGCCGATGCTCGCCGGGATCGTGCTGCTGGCCGTGCTCACCGGCCTGCTGGCCGCGGCCGTGCCCGCGTTCACGGCCGCGCGCGCCGACGTGGTGGCCGCGCTGACCGGGCGCCGGGGCGTGGTCCGCTCCAAACGCCGCTGGCTGATCACCGGCCTGGTGCTGACCGCGGCGGGTGCGGCCGTCGCGGCGATCGGCCCGCGGGACAGCGCGAACTGGGGCGCCGTCCAGATCGTGTCCGGCCTGGTGCTCGCCCAGCTCGGCCTGGTGCTGTGCACGCCGTCGCTGGTCGGGCTGATCGCCCGGCTCGGCGGTGCGCTGCCGCCCGCGCCGCGGATCGCGCTGCGCGACACCGCACGCAACCGGGCGTCGTCCGCACCGGCCGTCTCCGCCGTGATGGCCGCGGTCGCCGGCACGGTCGCGATCGGCGTCTACCTGGTCAGCACCACGGAGAAGGAGGAGGCGGGCTACCTGCCGGGCCTGCCCGCCGGGTACGTCGGCGTCGGTTACGAGAACTACCGGGAGGACTACGACCGGGCGTCCGAGGGCCGGGCGCGGGCCGCGGTCGAACGGCTGCTGCCGGGCGCCACGGTCACCGAGATGTCCGAGGTCACCTGCCCGGACCAGGGCGGATACGAGAGCTGTTACGCGACCGCGGTCCCGCCGCCGGTCAACCGGTGCCCCGGCGACGAGAACGAGCCGGCCGGCCGTGAGCAGGTCCTGGCGCTGGCCGAGGACCCCCGGTGCGAGCGGGCCTGGCACTTCCCCGGCCCCACGTTCCGGGACGCGGTCGGTGGCCGGGAGACGCTGGTCGCGCTGACCGGCGCGTCCGGCGCCGACCTCGACCGCGCCGTGGCCGTGCTCGACCGCGGCGGCGTGGTGGTCGGCGATCCGTCGCTGCTCGACGACGGCATGGCGCTGCTGCAGGTCGGCCTCACCCGGCCCGGCGCCGACGCGGCGGAGTCCCGGGAGATCACGGTCCCCGGCCACCTGCTGGAGTCCGGCCGGTTCGGCGCGGGCGCCGTGCTCTCCCCGGCCGTCGTGCGGCAGGCCGGCCTCGCCAGCACCCCGGCCGGCCTCGTGGTCGCCACCGGGACCGCGCCGGACGTCGCCGAGATCGACAAGCTCAACCTGGCGCTGGCCGAGGCGGGCAGCGGCTCCGCGTTCGTCGAGCGCGGGCCGGGCGGCGACGAGTCGCCGATGCTGCGGCTGCTGGCCGCGGCGTCCACGCTGATCACGCTGGGCGCGGCCGGGATAGCGACCGGCCTGGCCGCGGCGGACGGGCGCGCGGACCTGTCCACCCTGGCCGCGATCGGCGCGGCACCGCGGGTGCGGCGGCTGCTGTCGCTGAGCCAGTCCGGTGTGATCGCCGGGCTCGGGTCGCTGCTCGGCGTCGCGGCCGGCATCGGATCCGCGTTCGCCGTGCTGGCCGCGCGGAACGTGACGATCGCCGGTGCGTGGCCGCTCGTCCCGCTGTACCCGCTCGCCGTACCGTGGGCGAATCTGGGTTTGATCCTGGTGGTGCCGCTGGTCGCGATGCTCGGCGCGGGCCTGCTCACCCGGTCCCGGCTGCCGATCGAACGCCGGCGCCCGACCTGACCGGAACGCCGCCGGGCCGGATGATCCGGCCCGGCGGCGGGCAGAATGCACCACATGACCGTTCCGAAGCTGCGCCAGACGGTGCTGGACACCACGGACCCGCGCGCGCTGGCCGAGTTCTACCGCGAGCTGCTCGGCCTCGCCTACCGCCCCGGTGACGAGCCGCCCGCGCCCGGCGCCGACGACCCGCTGGGCCGCGACTGGCTGGTGCTGTGCGAGCCCGGCGGCGCGCCGGCGCTCGCGTTCCAGCACGTGCCCGAGCTGCCCCGGCCCACCTGGCCGGAGAGTCACGACATCCCCCAGCAGCTGCATCTCGACCTCGCCGTCGGCAGCGCCGCGGAGCTGGACGCCCAGCATCCGCGCGTGCTCGCGCTCGGCGGCACGCTCCTGCTGGAGCGGTTGGACGACGACGAGCCGCTGCGCGTCTACGCGGACCCGTCCGGCCACCCGTTCTGCGTCTTCGTAGGCTGAGGCCGTGAGCTGAGCCATAACCGTCGAACCGGCGACCGCCACACCAACGTTTCTTCAGGCACCTGACGTGACTTCGGAGGACGCTTGTGACAACCGTGGGTTTCATCGGTCTGGGCACCATGGGTCAGCCGATGGCGCTGAACCTCGTCCGGGCCGGCACCGACCTCGTCGTCTGGAACCGCACGGCCTCCCGCGCCGAGCCGCTGCGCGAGGCCGGCGCCCGCGTCGCGAGCACCGTCGCCGAGGTCTTCGCCCGGTCCGAGATCATCATCCTGATGCTGGCCAACGCGGCCGCGGCCGACGCGGTGCTGGAGGACGCGGACCTCACCGGCCGGATCGTCGTCCACATGGGAACGATCGCACCCGAGGACTCGCAGCGCCTCGACTCGGCCGTGCGCGCCGGCGGCGGATCCTATGTGGAGGCGCCGGTCTCCGGCTCCCGCGTCCCGGCCGAGCAGGGCGCGCTCGTCGCCATGCTGGCCGGAGACCCGAAGACCACCGACACGGTACGGCCGCTGCTCGCCCCGATGTGCCGCGAGACCATCGTCTGCGGCCCGGTCCCGGACGCGCTCACCATGAAGCTGGCCACCAACATCTTCATGCTCAGCAGCGTCATGGGCCTGGTCGAGGCGTTCCACTTCGCCGCCCGCAACCACCTCGACCTCGGCACGCTGCGCACCATCGTCGACAACAGCCAGATGGCCAGCGACATCTCCCGCGTCAAGTCCGCCAAGCTGGCCACCCGCGACTTCACGATCCAGGGCGGTGCCGCCGACGTCCTGAAGAACCTCTCCCTGGTCGCCGGCGCCGCCCGCGCCGCCGGCGTCTCCACCCCGCTCATCGAGACCATGCACCGCCTGATGGAGGAGACGGTCGTCCTCGGCCACGGCACCGCCGACTTCACCGCCGCCCTCAAGGCCCTCGAAGCCCGCGACTCCTGACCCCCGAACCATGCCACGGTCAGCGGCACGTATGCCGAACGCACCCCACACACCAAACCGGACCCGCCGGCCGCGAACCGCCGGTGGGGAGCCGGCCGGGAACGGCAACGGCCCGGGAACGCCGAAGCGTTTCCGGGCCGTAGAGAGCGGGGATCAGGCGCCCGCGGCCGACTTCAGGTCGGCGGCGCGGTCGGTGGACTCCCAGCGCAGCTCGGGCAGCTCGCGGCCGAAGTGGCCGTAGGCGGCGGTCTGCTGGTAGATCGGGCGCTTCAGGTCGAGGTCGCGGATGATCGCGGCGGGGCGGAGGTCGAAGACCTCGGTGATGGCCTTCTCGATCCGCTCGACCGGCACGTTCTCGGTGCCGAACGTCTCGACGAACAGGCTGACCGGGTGCGCCTTGCCGATCGCGTACGCGACCTGGACCTCACAGCGCTCGGCCAGGCCGGCCGCCACGACGTTCTTGGCGACCCAGCGCGTCGCGTACGCCGCGGAGCGGTCGACCTTCGACGGGTCCTTGCCGGAGAACGCGCCGCCGCCGTGGCGGGAGTAGCCGCCGTACGTGTCGACGATGATCTTGCGGCCGGTCAGGCCGGCGTCGCCCATCGGGCCGCCGATCTCGAAGCGGCCGGTCGGGTTCACCAGCAGGCGGTAGCCCTCGGTGTCGATGCCGAGGCCCTCCAGCTCCGGCGCGATGACGTGCTCGCGGATGTCCGGCGTGAGCAGCGACTCGAGCGAGATGTCCGAGGCGTGCTGGGTGGAGACCACGATGGTGTCGAGGCGAACCGGGCGCAGCCCGTCGTACTCGATGGTGACCTGGGTCTTGCCGTCCGGGCGCAGGTAGGGCACGGTGCCGTCCTTGCGGACCTGGGACAGGCGGCGGGCCAGCCGGTGCGCGAGCGCGATCGGCAGCGGCATCAGCTCGGGCGTCTCCGAGCAGGCGAAGCCGAACATCATGCCCTGGTCGCCGGCGCCCTGCGAGTCGAGCAGGTGGTCGGACTCGCCCTCGCGGGCCTCCAGCGCCGTGTCGACGCCCTGCGCGATGTCCGGCGACTGCGCGCCGATCGAGATGCTGACGCCGCAGGACGCGCCGTCGAAGCCCTTCTTGGAGGAGTCGTAGCCGATGCCCAGGATCGTCTCGCGGACGATGGTGGGAATGTCGGCGTACGCCTTCGTGGTCACCTCGCCGGCGACGTGCACCTGGCCGGTGGTGATGAGCGTCTCCACGGCGACCCGGGAGGTCGGGTCCTGCGCGAGCAGCGCGTCCAGGATCCCGTCGCTGATCTGGTCAGCGATCTTGTCCGGGTGGCCCTCCGTGACCGATTCGGAGGTGAACAGACGGCGTGCCACGGTGCTCCTCAAGGTAAGTCGAAATGAAAACTGCGGTGTGCAGCCTAGTTGTCTACCAAACCCCTGGGTTTGGGAGGCAAACCCTATGCGGTGGTCGAGCTTAGCTGCCTGACTACCAGATCGAGTACGGCGTCCGCCAGATCTTCCTTGGGCCGCTCGCCCAACTCTGTCAGGGAACCGTCAGCCGATAGAACGGTAGCTGCGTTGGTGTCGAACCCGAAGCCCCTGTCCGCGCCGACCTCGTTCACGACGATGAGGTCCGCGCGTTTGCGCAGCAGTTTCGCGCGGCCGTGCGAAATCGCGTCGTGCGTCTCGGCGGCGAACGCGACCAGCACCTGCCCGGGCGCCTTGCGCGCCCCGAGTTCGGCCG
Coding sequences within it:
- the metK gene encoding methionine adenosyltransferase codes for the protein MARRLFTSESVTEGHPDKIADQISDGILDALLAQDPTSRVAVETLITTGQVHVAGEVTTKAYADIPTIVRETILGIGYDSSKKGFDGASCGVSISIGAQSPDIAQGVDTALEAREGESDHLLDSQGAGDQGMMFGFACSETPELMPLPIALAHRLARRLSQVRKDGTVPYLRPDGKTQVTIEYDGLRPVRLDTIVVSTQHASDISLESLLTPDIREHVIAPELEGLGIDTEGYRLLVNPTGRFEIGGPMGDAGLTGRKIIVDTYGGYSRHGGGAFSGKDPSKVDRSAAYATRWVAKNVVAAGLAERCEVQVAYAIGKAHPVSLFVETFGTENVPVERIEKAITEVFDLRPAAIIRDLDLKRPIYQQTAAYGHFGRELPELRWESTDRAADLKSAAGA
- a CDS encoding ABC transporter ATP-binding protein translates to MSDAVLEIADVHRTHGTGPAAVQALRGVTLRVRPGELVAIMGPSGSGKSTLLNLAGGLDRPTAGQVLVEGASLGTLGNRELSRVRRRTIGYVFQDFNLLPSLTAAENVALPLELDGLSIRAARRAAIASLSEVGLADLAARFPDEMSGGQQQRVAIARALVGERRLVLADEPTGALDSQTGEAVLRVLRERVDAGAAGLLVTHEARHAGWADRVIFLRDGVIVDSSGPLSSADDLLEHTS
- a CDS encoding VOC family protein, with amino-acid sequence MTVPKLRQTVLDTTDPRALAEFYRELLGLAYRPGDEPPAPGADDPLGRDWLVLCEPGGAPALAFQHVPELPRPTWPESHDIPQQLHLDLAVGSAAELDAQHPRVLALGGTLLLERLDDDEPLRVYADPSGHPFCVFVG
- a CDS encoding NAD(P)-dependent oxidoreductase; the encoded protein is MGFIGLGTMGQPMALNLVRAGTDLVVWNRTASRAEPLREAGARVASTVAEVFARSEIIILMLANAAAADAVLEDADLTGRIVVHMGTIAPEDSQRLDSAVRAGGGSYVEAPVSGSRVPAEQGALVAMLAGDPKTTDTVRPLLAPMCRETIVCGPVPDALTMKLATNIFMLSSVMGLVEAFHFAARNHLDLGTLRTIVDNSQMASDISRVKSAKLATRDFTIQGGAADVLKNLSLVAGAARAAGVSTPLIETMHRLMEETVVLGHGTADFTAALKALEARDS
- a CDS encoding FtsX-like permease family protein; this translates as MRSWLTALRISRREMRRARGRSALVIAMIAVPVCALGYAAASYDMLTLTPRETVTRKLGAADALLQPRLTEPIVQGADGEQWMPAAAESESGRGGMTEAEALDVLPAGSRVVPMAFGGEQFRTADGGLASAEIAQLDLADPIFQGMAELLDGRAPAAPGEVAMSEAARARFGDTIASRERDRSWTVVGTMEFHADLGEFMVFPPGTFPEPGGVGAGQWLADTPEPVDWVQVNQINRKGVAVTSRAVLLDPPDPSITALPWDEGQGVGARGVSLVTIVSGLAMLEIILLAGPAFAVGARRRQRSLALVAANGGTRAHLRRIVLADGLTLGLTGAVMGVVTAVLLAVLARPVAEEMVVGARFGGYRFNLPMLAGIVLLAVLTGLLAAAVPAFTAARADVVAALTGRRGVVRSKRRWLITGLVLTAAGAAVAAIGPRDSANWGAVQIVSGLVLAQLGLVLCTPSLVGLIARLGGALPPAPRIALRDTARNRASSAPAVSAVMAAVAGTVAIGVYLVSTTEKEEAGYLPGLPAGYVGVGYENYREDYDRASEGRARAAVERLLPGATVTEMSEVTCPDQGGYESCYATAVPPPVNRCPGDENEPAGREQVLALAEDPRCERAWHFPGPTFRDAVGGRETLVALTGASGADLDRAVAVLDRGGVVVGDPSLLDDGMALLQVGLTRPGADAAESREITVPGHLLESGRFGAGAVLSPAVVRQAGLASTPAGLVVATGTAPDVAEIDKLNLALAEAGSGSAFVERGPGGDESPMLRLLAAASTLITLGAAGIATGLAAADGRADLSTLAAIGAAPRVRRLLSLSQSGVIAGLGSLLGVAAGIGSAFAVLAARNVTIAGAWPLVPLYPLAVPWANLGLILVVPLVAMLGAGLLTRSRLPIERRRPT
- a CDS encoding PadR family transcriptional regulator; this translates as MSIRHGLLALLERGPMYGYQLRAAFEESVGGTWSLNIGQVYTTLSRLERDELVHPLPENDGGQRPYEITETGRAELARWFATPIERTDRPRDELAIKLALAMTTPGVDVGAVVQSQRTAGVRALQEYTRLKRRQDTGDLPWRLVLDAMIFQCEAEIRWLDHCEATILRDRPAPAAKPVAQDASADDREGAGR